CCTTAATTTTAACTTCGGTCGTCGATATCAGTGATCAAAAACTCGCAGAAGCCCGTTACAGAGACTTGATTCAATCCAACCTGCTCTTGATGTGGACCTGTCGCCCGACCGGTGAATGTGACTTTTTGAACGAACGCTGGCTGGCGTACACCGGCAAATCCGCGGACGAGCAGCTGGGGTATGGATGGTTAGAACAACTCCACCCCGATGATCGAGAACGCGTGAATCGCACCTGGCAAGAAGCCGTGAAGAACGGGTCCCACTTGATGGTGAAATTCCGTATCCGATGCCATGACGGCAGCTACCGGTGGTTTCTGGCTTTGGCCAATCCCTTAATGGACGACCGGGGAGCGATCGACCGTTGGGTCGGCTGCAATATCGATATTGAAGAGCAGCATCAGGCGGAAATAGCGCTTCAAGATTTGCTGCAACAGAATCGGCATATTCTTGAATCGGCGGGAGAAGGCATTTGGGGGTTGGACCTCGAAGGCAATGCCACGTTCGTCAACCAGGCTGCCGCGCGCATGTTAGGCTATCAACCAGAAGAGCTCATCGGAAAACCGATGCACACGCTGGTTCATCATACCAAACCCGATGGGTCGCCTTATCTTCAGGAATCCTGTCCCATGTATACCGCCTTCACCGAAGGCACGGCTCAACACCGGTCGGATGAGTACCTGTGGCGGAAAGATGGATCACACTTTCCCGTGTCATACACGAGTAGCCCGAACCTGGACGAACACAAGCGACTAACCGGAGCGGTCGTGGTGTTCCGGGACATCACCGAAGAGCTGGAAGCCAAAAGAATGATCGCCGAGAAGAATTTGGAACGCACACTCATCCTCGATAATGTTCCAGCCCTGGTCGCCTCGTTCGACCGGCACCATCACTATCGATTCGCCAATAAACGATACCTGAAATGGTTCAATATCACAGATGATTACCTCAAGGGCAAACATGTCCAGGAGTTGCTGACCTCCGAAGTCTACACGAACATCATACGCCCTAAGATGGATCGGGCCCTGAATGGCGAACTCACGTCATTCGAGTTGCAAATTCCACATGCCAACGGGCATCTGCGCTGGGTCCAAGCCACCTACGTTCCGGATCGAGATGTCCAGGGCGTCGTTCATGGGCTGTTTGCGATGGTCGTGGATATTCACGAACGCAAGCAATTCGAAGCGCAACTAGAAGAAGTCACGGAACGTCTTCAATTAGCCACGCAATCCGCCGAAATCGGGGTCTGGGACTGGGACGTCACGCGCAACGTGCTCACCTGGGACGAACGGATGTACGAGCTCTATGGAGTCACCCGCAACACCTTTGCCGGCGCGTACGAAGCCTGGACCAATGCCCTGCATCCCGACGATCACGACCGGGCCCATGGCCAACTCCAAGCGGCCCTGGCAGGGGACGCCACGTTCAATTGCGAATTTCGCATCATCTGGCCCGATCAATCCATTCACCATATTCGGGCCTTTGCGACGGTCCAACGCAATCAAGCCGGAGAGGCGATTCGTATGATCGGCGTCAACTGGGATATCACCATCGAGAAACTTCAGGAACACACGTTGACGCAGTACATCGATAATCTCCGGCGTTCGAACGCAGAACTGGAACAGTTTGCCTATGTGGCCTCGCATGACCTTCAGGAACCCCTTCGAAAAATCCGAAACTTCTCGGAACTCCTGGCCCTCCGCGCCAAGGGTCACCTGCCACAGGAGGCTGAAAAATACTTGAAGACGATCGTGGATGGGGCCCTTCGCATGCAAACGCTCGTGCAAGATCTCCTCGCGTATTCCCGGGTCGCACGCGGCGCACTCAAGGTCGAATCCGTGGATCTTCGTGACGTGCTCAAGACCGTCCTCGAAAATTTAGATCAACGAATCATTGAAGCCAAGGGAACTATCACGGTCGGCACACTGCCCGTCGTCGTGGCCAATCGAACTCAGATGGAACAGTTGTTCCAGAATCTCATCGGTAACGGGGTGAAATATCGAACCGACGCGCCTCCTGTAATCGGCGTGTCGGCGGAGCGCAAGTTGACCCATTGGCTCTTCTCCGTTCGAGACAATGGCATTGGCATCGACCCTCAGTATGTCGAACGGATCTTCGTGATCTTTCAACGGCTCCACACGAAGCAAGAATACACAGGAACAGGGATCGGACTGGCCATATGCAAAAAAATCGTGGAGTTACACGGCGGTGATATCTGGGTGGAATCGACGCCTCACCAAGGTTCGACCTTTTTTTTCACCCTCCCCGATCGCTCGAAATCGTCCTCTTCAATCGCGCACAACACCAGTTCATCTCAAGAGCTTTCAGCCTAGCTAGACAGTTTTGAGGGCATGGGATAAGATGTTTAGATAGATACCCGTTTACGCTGCTCTCGCTCTTCGTTGTCCGCAACATTCTCGCAAGAACTAGCATTCGTTATCTAAGGAGAAATCGATGCTCGACCAGTCCAATCCGATTCATGTTCTCATGGTTGAAGATGATGAAGAAGATGTCGAGCTGACGAAGGTCGCATTGTCAAAGTCAAAAGTCGCCCTTGACCTTCAAGTCGTCGAGAATGGAGCCGAGGCCATGAGCTACTTGAAGAAAGCGCCTCCCTACCAGGACAGACCTCGTCCGGACCTGATTCTGCTCGACCTGAATCTCCCCAGAAAAAACGGGCGCGAAGTTCTCGCAGATCTGCAAAATGATGAAAGCTTACGGTTGATCCCGGTGATCATCCTCACCACATCCGACCAGGATGAAGACGTACTGAGAACGTATGAGCTGGGGGCCAATTGCTATATCACAAAACCCGTGGGATTGGAACAGTTTTCAAAAGTCGTCAACGCTATCGACCACTTTTGGTTTTCAATCGTGAAGCTCCCTTGACCGGCTGCCATAAACCTTCGCGACCTCGGTCCGATCCCACAGGAATCACCAATCTCCGAACGCAAGGTCCGCGATCAACGCAAGAGAAAAGGAATGCCTTATGTCACCCCGACCGATATCGATACTGTTAGTTGAAGATGACGACGAAGATATCTATTTGACTGAGGAAGCGCTTCACGCTTCGAAGCTCGTGATACAGTTAGACATCGTGAAGAATGGAGAGGACGCCATTAAGTATCTTCATCGTGAGGCGCCCTATGGCGACAAAATGTTGCCAGACTTGATTATCCTGGACCTGAATTTGCCCAAAAAAAATGGATGGGAGGTACTCGAAACGATCAAATCCAACGCCACGCTCAGAACCCTCCCAGTTACGATCCTCACCACCTCCAGTGAAGACCCCGACGTACGGCGCGCGTATGACATGGGAGCGAACAGCTACATCACCAAACCCATCGGACTCGAAGCGTTTCGCAGCGTCGTTCACACGCTTGAGGACTTTTGGTTCACGATCGTGAAGCTGCCTCCCAAGCCAACCAGATAGCCATCCCTCCAAGATGATGGAGTACCCTGGGCTCGCGAATGCCGCAAGTTCTTTCTCGTGCCCAGCATGAAGCGCAAGAAACAAGGGCTCACGGCGATGTCTTCGTAGGATTAAACGGCTGTGATCTGAACGGCAGCCGATGGCCGGTCTGTTTGAGGAGAGTCAATCTTCGGAAATGTCACGCTGAATGTACTTCCCTGGCCTTCAACGGAATTCACCCAGATTTTTCCGCCATGAAATTCGACGATTTTTTGACAAAGGGCCAGACCAATACCCGTGCCCTTTGGGATGTTCGTATGGTCTATTCGTTCAAACACCGTGAATATCGTCGTCAGATATTTCAGCGGGATTCCGACTCCATTGTCACGAACTTGTAGATGCCAGTATCCATCCTGTTCATCGACCGCGACGTCGATTTGCGGAGGTTCGGCGCGACGAAAGCGGATGGCGTTGCTGATGAGATTGCGGAACAATTGCTGAAGCAACCCCTGATTCCCCAGAATCTCTGGCAGAAGCGCGATCGTGATGTTGGCCTGAGCCTCCTGAACGACATCCTCCAATTCTCCAAGCACCTCGTGAACGGTCTCAGACAAATTCACGGGAAGCAATGGTTGCTGCCCGCCACCGACCAAGGAATACGCTAAAAGATTCGTAATGAGTTGCCGCATATGATAGGCATTCTTAAGGGAGCGACTGAGATAATCCGCAACCTGTTCGGGTATATGCCCTTTGAGATCCTTCTCCATGATTTCCAGGTAATTAATGATTCGTCTGATTGGAGCCTGTAAGTCATGCGAAGCCCGGTGGGAAAATTGCGCCAACTCCTTCTGCGATCGTTCGATTTCGAGTCGCTGCTCTTCTGCCTGCCGTATTAACACCGACTTCTCGACCGCGAGGACGACTGCGCGGATGAGGTCGTCTGCCGTCGTCTTTTTTTTCACGAGGTAATCTGCGGCTCCGCTCTTGAGCGCATTTCTTACGATCGATTCATTGCCATGATTTGTCAGAAGCAGGACCGGAATGTTTCGGTCACGCTGTTCATGAATCAATTTCGTCATCCATTCCAACCCATCCGCATCGGGAAGCTGATAATCGAGCAAGACGCAATCCGGATGCTCAGCCAGGAACAATTCCCAGCCTTTCGTTCCGGAATCAGCCTCGAGCACCTGAAAGACCGGGTGTTGATTCTTCCGTAGATAGTGACAGAACACCTCTCGTGCCTCTGCGCTGTCGTCGATAAGCAGGACGGTCAAAGAAGAAGTCGTCATCGCTTGGGAAGTCATGAGAATAGAGTGATTAAAAGGGTAATTCTTGATGGATCTCGCATATCCATGAAGACCGTTGCTTATGATGCCGGGCCTTTACGTGTTGCTGGCACGCCTGCCAGTATCGAGTTTCATGCTATTAACCCTCTCGGCTTATCATCCTTTTTCCTAAAGGCGCGGCGCCTGCCAGTAGCTAGGATCGAGAAACTGACAGGAACCATCAGATCACGTCCAGTGAATAGTCCCAATGAACGCTTCTCTTCAACACGCCTGCCCTTTCTGCGCCGGACGATGGGCCAGCCATAAAGTTGTACGCTCCGAAGACCGATCAGAGAATCAACATCGTGAAAAGGGCAAACCATCCGTAAGGGTGGGACGCAAAGCCAAGGGACCTTTGAGAACGGTTGTGCAGACAGAGGTTCGCCCGGTTGCCACTCATGCACCCCCTCCGGCTCGGCTCTCACGCTTCTGGCTCATGGGTGTCCAGCAGTTGTCACCCAAGATTCCCTTCTCACTCTCACAAGACATTGGTCATCAACCGATAAGGCAATAAAAGATTTCTCCGATGACCGTAGAGAGAACAAGAAACAAGGTCACCATTCATGTCTGCCGCTGAAGCTCCAGATACGCTGCGCGTCCTCCTCGTGGAAGATGACGAGGACGATGCCGCTATGACGCGGGCGCTACTCTCCAATATTCCCGGGACGCGTTTTGAGATGGATTGGGTCTCATCCTACGACCGCGGGCTAGAAATGATTCAAGCCAATCGCCATGATGTCGACCTGGTCGATTATCACCTTGGCATGCACTCCGGGCTGGACCTCCTTCACGCAATCCAAGGGGAAACGCGACATGCCCCGGTGATTATGCTCACCGGCCACGGGAACGAATCGGTCGTCCTCGAAGCCATGCGGTCAGGAGCAGCCGACTATCTCCCCAAAGGATCCATGTCCTCGGAAAGCCTAGAGCGAGCGATTTCCCATGCAGTCGAAAAATTCCGTTTACGATGCCACCTGGACGAGCGGCATCGTGAGTTGCAACAAGCTAATGACGATCTCAAGATGCGCAGCGAAGAAATCGAACGCTTCTACCATGTGCTGGCACACGAGCTCAAAACGCCACTCACGGCTGCCAGCGAGTTCGTGGATATTCTCCTCGAAGAAATTTCCGGCCCCATCAATGCCGACCAACGCGAGTACTTACAGATCATCGACGGTTGTTTCGACTCGTTGAAACAGAACATCAACGATTTATTCGATATCACACGTCTGGAAACCGGGAAATTAAGCGTGACCTTGGAGTCTGCCCCGGTCGATGACCTCATCCATCAGGTCGTGACATCATTCGGCCCCATCGCCCACCATAAAGGCGTCACGCTCGACTGCGCTGTCTCTCCAAACCTGTCCGCCGTCTTCATGGACCCGCAGCGCATTCGACAGGTCCTGAATAACTTGCTCAGCAATGCCATTAAATTCACGCCATCCGGAGGCTTCGTGACCATTGCCGCATCAGAAGAGACCGCCAACCCGTCCTTCCTGACCATTACGGTCACGGACACTGGACAGGGCATTGAAGCAGATCAATTGAGCCGCATTTTTGGTCGCCTCTATCAAATTCGTGATGACTCATCACCGTCGGTGGCCGGACTAGGCCTTGGACTTTTTATCGCGCGGGAGCTCGTGAAGCTTCATGGCGGCACGCTGTCGGTGACCAGCACACCGGGGGTAGGCAGCACATTTTCCTTTACCCTTCGTCACACGTCTCAACCCACGTCATGACGATTTAAGCGAAAGAGAGTGAAGCATGCAGAAGAAAATATTACTCGCTGAAGACGACGAACGAATCGTGAAAGCCATTTCCGTCCGGCTCAACGCAAAAGGCTATGAAGTCCTCGCTGCCTACGACGCCATCATGGCCATGCAAAAAACCATGGAACAAGATCCCGATCTGATCTTGTTAGACATCAACATGCCTGGAGGCAATGGGCTCACACTCGCCGAGCGATTAAAAAATTCCAGCAAAACGAGTCACATTCCTATTATTTTCCTCACAGCGAGCAAACAACCCGATCTTCAACAACGTGCGATCAATCTGGGAGCGATCGCCTTCTTCGAAAAGCCATTCGACTTTGATGAGCTACTGGCGACCGTTCGGGCCGCTTTGGACCACCCACATGTGCGCTTGACGAACGCGTACTAAGGCCATGTCACTCCTTTCGGTCATACCGGACCGTGAAAAAGCCTCACGTTCCTCACAAAGCCACGACTCCACTCAAGCCTTGCGTGTGCTCTTAATCGAAGACGACGAAGACGACGCGCTCATCGCAAAATCCCTATTATCCTCCATAGAAGGCTCCACGTTCCACGTGGACTGGATCTCATCATACGATGAAGCCCTCGACGTCATCCTGCAGAATCAACATGATGTCTGTCTGTTGGATTACCGACTCGAAGCGCGAACCGGCATCGAGTTTTTGAGGGAGACCCTGCAGTATGGTTGTCAAGTGCCCATCATCATGATGACCGGCGCGAAGGATCAAGAACTCGACTTCAAAGCCATCAAACTTGGAGCCGCGGACTATGTGGTCAAAGGCGAGACGGCTTCCGTTATCTTAAATCGCGTCATTCTCCACGCACTCGAGCGCAAGCGGGCCGATCTCGAAAGGCAGGAGCTCCAAACGCAACTTCTGGAGACATCCCGGCAGCTCGGCATGGCGGAAATCGCGATCAATGTTCTTCACAACGTAGGAAATGTCTTGAATAGCATCAATGTTTCCTCGGGCATCATCGCCCAGTCACTACGGCAAGCACATGTCGGAGAACTCGGGAAAGTCGCGGAACTCTTGAATGCCCACCATGATCAGCTTGGGCCATATCTGACCGACGATGCCAAAGGCAAGCTGATTCCCCAGTATCTACAAGGACTGGGAACCGACCTTTCCATACGGTTTAACCGTGCCATTCAGGAAGTCGATGCTCTGGTTTCTCAAGTAGATCATGTCAAACATGTCATCAAAGCCCAACAAGACATCGCCAAACCCGGCGGTCTGCAGGAACCGGTCCGGGCCGAAGAACTGATTGAGCAAGCGTTGATGATCAGTCACGGGGAGCTCGTCCATCATCATATCGCGATCGTCCGGGACTATGCCCACCTTCCGCAGATCATGCTTGACAAGCATCAAGTCTTGCAAATCCTGGTCAATCTTATCCGTAACGCCAAACATGCCATGCTCGCGATACAAAACATCCCCCACCGCCTCACGCTCCGACTGCGATATTGTGATGACCTGACAGATCACTTTCAGATCGAAGTCCAGGATACTGGGATAGGGATCAAGGCAGAAAATTTGACTCGTATCTTTGCCCAAGGCTTCACGACCAAGAAACAAGGCCATGGCATCGGACTGCATAGCAGCGCCCTGGCTGCGAAAAACTGTGGGGGCTCTCTTCAGGCCATCAGCGATGGGGAAAGGCATGGAGCGACATTTATCCTTCGGCTGCCGCTTTCCACGATACAGGCTCCCGCCTAACCTCAATCAAGGAGAGACAGCCTTTTCGCGAGACGCCTTGACACTGACCTACCCTGAACGGACTGGTTCGAACACGGACAAGTCCTCTCCCGTCAATAGATACGCTTTTCCAAACCCCATCACGAACCGGCCACTGACCGGTCGTAAATGGAATAAGAGAAAGTCCGGCAATTGCCGCAATAACGCGACCGTCTTGCCGTGTCGTTGCTGATAGCCGTCCAGCACTACTGTATAGTTCGAAGCATCCGGCGATACCGGAATCGCCTCACACTGATACATCACCCTGGTCCGCGCAAAAATCTGGCGGCTCGTGTGCTCATCAGCGATCACCATGATCGAAACGGTTGGGTTCCCGAGCATGTGCCGGGTATGCGCCGCTAATTGACTGACAAAAATGTAAAAATGATTCGGGGGACGATGGAGGTAGGGCGTATAACTCAGATCAGGCAGACCTTCAGGGTTTACGGTCGAAAGCTGAAGACTCTGCATCTTCCTGATGAGTTCCGCACAGACCGTTTCCGGTGCGTCCTCGCTCATGGCCGATACGTCGATTCTCGACGGCGAGCGAATTCATCAAGCAGGTTCCGCGTGCGTGGCGGACTAGGACTGCCGGGGTTCAAGTTCAATGATCCCTTTGCGGATGGCCAGAATTGCGGCCTGCGTGCGATCATAGACGTGGAGCTTATGGAAGATATTTCTGACGTGATTTTTCACGGTTTTTTCGCTGAGGTCCAGCACATTCGCGATCTCTTTGTTCGTCTTTCCATCCGCCACGAGACGGAGCACGGTAATCTCCCGGTCCGTGAGGTCATGCTCGAGCACTCCACGCTTCCGCCCTTTTCCTTCCGCAAGAAGTGAGAACTCCGCAAGGATTTTACTGGCGACGGAGGGATGAATGAGTGACTCCCCTCGAGAAATCGTGCGGATGGCCGCAACTATTTGCGCCGAATCACTGTCTTTCAGTAAATACCCGGTCGCCCCAGCCCGAACAAGGTCGAAAATATATTGCTGTTCTTCATACATCGTCAGCGCAATCACGCCGATATGAGGAAATTCCCGTTTAATAATCCTGGTCGCCTCGACTCCGGTCATCCCCGGCATACTCACATCCATCAGAATCACGTCGGGCAGAAGCACACGGGTTTTTTCCACGGCCTCTCCCCCATCACGCGCCTCACCCACAATTTCAATGTCGTCTTTGGTTTCGAGGATCGCACACAATCCTTCCCGGACCACCCGATGATCATCAGTGATTAAGACACGGGTTTTTTTAGCCATGCGAAAACTTCTCCTTATGATACGATCGGAATACGGATCGTGACGCTCGTCCCCTCGCCAGGCTGTGACTCCCAATGAACTTTCCCAGCCAGCATACGAGCGCGTTCCATCATTCCCTGCAAACCAAAATGATCCCATTTGGCAGGATTTTTTGATTCCATTTCCACGTCAAAACCGTTCCCGTTATCGGTGACGGTCGTTGAGAGTACACCATTTTGCGCAAGAACTTCCACCCTCACTCGAGAGGCCTGCGCATGTTTGGCGACATTTTGCAAAGCTTCTTGGACCATTCGAAAGACGAATACCTTGGTTTTGGGGTCAAAATGAATTTCATCACCTGTCGCGGTAAACACCGTACGAATTTTATGCTCCGATTCAAAGGACTTCATATAATTCGACAGGGCGGATACCAGATCGAGCGTGTCATAGTGTCCAGGGCGAAGATTATACACCACCTGCCGTGCCTCTTGAATCGCACTCTTGAGTTGACTGTTGGTCTGATTCAGCATCGTCAGACATTTGCTGGGGTCTGTTCTGACCAGATCCCGGCAACGTTCGAGCTTTAAATTGGACCCGACAAGCGTTTGGACCAGCCCATCGTGAATTTCACAGGCGATTCGGGTTCGCTCATCGTTCACGGCGCCTTCGGATTCTTCCTTGACGTAAAGCTGGAACAACGACTGATACCGCCTCAGCGTGGTTTCAATTTCAGTCGACGCGCGTATTCGGGCTTCGACCAATTGCCACATGAACTTTGCACTGGCCCCTCCAATAATCGCGAGATGGGAATCATGGATCTTGAATAAGGCTTTTTCCACGTCAGGGTTGCCAGTCACATCGATCACCAGGTCGATATCCTGACGATCGAGAAAATCTTGATAATTTTTCGTGACCGGGATTTTGAGACGTTGGGCCAATTGGACGCCACGTGTGCTGGCGCGTTTCTCGGCAAGCCCGACGACACGGACGAGCGGATCATCCGCAAAAATTTCAATTAAGGCCGTTCCCCCTTTTCCACCACCGATGATGGCTACTCGCGTCACCTCCACGGTCGCGTTAGAGCGACGGGACACTCGCGGTGATCGGGGCGATTTGGCTTTGGTTAGTGGGCGGGCCATGCGGGCGGTTTACTCTTTCTGGAAGGACAGAAGGACTCAACACATTCGAGAAGATGTTCGTCCTGAAAACCTATGCGTTGCGTCGTATAGACAAACCCTCTCGTCCCGGAAGAACTCTCCAGGACCCGGATTACGAGACTTGTTTTTCCTGAGCCAATACCCTGATCGTATCCATGAATTGGTCGATATCTTTAAACTCTCTGTACACCGACGCGAACCGGACGTAGGCGACAGGATCAAGATCGCGAAGCTCACGAATCACTTCCTCGCCGACATCACGGCTCGGAATTTCTGTCTCGCCTTTGTCTTGAATCCGTTTTTCAATGCGATCCACCGATGCCCCTAGCGCGCTAATACTTACAGGCCTTTTTTCGCAGGCCTTTTTGAGCCCGGACAGGATTTTGGTGCGGTCAAATGGTTCGCGACGGTTATCTTTTTTGACGACCATCGGCATACTTTCCTCGATACGTTCATAGGTCGTGTACCGGCGGCGGCAGGAAATACATTCTCGGCGACGGCGAATGATTTCTCCTTCTCGAGCCGTTCGAGAATCAATCACTTTGTCATCGAGTTGGTCACAGAATGGGCACTTCACCCGGGATGATCCTGTTGCCTACTGAGTCCGTTAGGCAGATTGATAGGAATAAAACATCGGAAAGCGAGCGGATAGGAATTTGACTTCTTTTTTCACTTCGCGCTGCGCTTTTTTATCGTCAGGACGAAGGATGACTCGATCCATCAAGGCCACGATTTCCTGCATTTCACCTTGGCCCATCCCACGAGTCGAGACGACAGGCGTCCCAATCCGAATGCCACTCGCCACAGCTGGTGGCTGCTCATCGTATGGGATGGCATTTTTATTCACCACGATTCCCGCTGCATCGAGCGCAGCCTCGGCTTCTTTACCCGTCACATTCTTGGAGGTCAGGTTGAGCAAGAACAAGTGGTTATCCGTACCATCAGAGACGACTCGGTAACCCCGATCCAGGAATTCTTGAGCCAACATCTTGGCATTTGCGATGACTTGTCGCTGATAGACCTTGAATTCAGGAGCCAATGCCTCTTGAAATGCCACGGCTTTTGCAGCAATGACATGCATGAGTGGACCGCCTTGCAACCCTGGAAATACGATTTTATCGACCGCCTTGGCATGTTCGGCCTTGCACATGATCATGCCGGCGCGAGGACCGCGCAACGTTTTGTGCGTCGTCGTCGTCACAAAATCCGCGTACGGTACGGGGTTAGGGTGAAGGCCGGCGGCGATTAACCCTGCGATATGCGCGATATCAACCATGAGATACGCCCCGACTCGATTGGCAATATCCCGAAACCGTGGAAAATCCAAGATTCGAGAGTACGCGCTCGCCCCAACCACCAGCATCCGGGGTTTACATTCACTGGCTATTCGTTCCACTTCGTCATAGTTGATACGACCGGTTTCACGATCCACACCATACGCGTAGGACTGAAAGAGTTTTCCGGAGAAATTCACTTTATGCCCGTGCGTTAAATGTCCACCATGCGCGAGGCTCATGCCCAAGATCACATCTCCAGGCTTCAGCACAGACAGATACGCTGCCATATTGGCGGTCGATCCTGAATGCGGCTGCACGTTGACATGCTCACACCCGAACAATTGTTTCGCGCGGGCAATCGCCAATTCCTCGACCGTATCCACATATTGGCAACCGCCATAATACCGACGACCGGGATATCCTTCGGCGTATTTATTGGTCATCACAGAGCCCTGCGCCCCCAAGACCGCTGGGCTGGCATAGTTCTCTGAAGCGATCAATACAAGCTTTTCCCGCTGGCGTTTCTCTTCGGCGCGAATGGCCGCGTACACCTCTGGATCAGTCTCTTGAATCGCCTTGAAGGTTCCGACTGGAAATCGCACAAACTGCCTCCCTACTCGGACTCAGATTGGGGACTATCCTCTGCTAAATCAATCTCATCCTGAACCGGCTCTTCACCGCCTTTCTTCACGACCGTGACCGATACTTCAGGAACAACCTCTCGATGTAATTTCACCGGCACAGCGTACGTCCCCAGCTCTTTAATCGGCTGCGCCAGGGAAATCTTCCGCCGATCGATCTCGATGCCTTCTTGCGACAACCGTTCTCCGATATCTTTTGACGTGACGGATCCGAAGAGCTTGTCGTCTTTACCCGTCTGAACCTCGAACGTCATCGACACGCTGGCAATACGTTTCCCAAGTTCACCTAGCCCTTGAAGTTCTTTCTTCAATTGATGAGTGGCGACTCGTTTGAGATGCTCGAACGCTTTGATATTCCTCGGATTTGCAAGGATAGCTTTTTTTCGGGGGATAAGATAGTTTCTGGCATAGCCATCAGCCACAGTCAGGAGATCTCCAAGATAACCAAGACCGTCCACATCCTCTTTAAGAATCACTTTCATCGACATTACTCCTTCTTCACATCAACGATATCTTCTATATCCATGACGACCCACGAATCCACACGTGCTATGGCCATCTCGACACGAGTTCATCCACGACAGCGATCCAACTTATTGACAGCCTTGAGAGTTTTGGGGAAAGTAGGGGCCAACGCTAAGCAATTGATCATAAAGTCGGGTCATCAAAAAGTCAATTTGCCCCTTTTGAAAACTGTAGGACGGCTCCTTC
The genomic region above belongs to Nitrospirales bacterium and contains:
- a CDS encoding response regulator transcription factor, encoding MAKKTRVLITDDHRVVREGLCAILETKDDIEIVGEARDGGEAVEKTRVLLPDVILMDVSMPGMTGVEATRIIKREFPHIGVIALTMYEEQQYIFDLVRAGATGYLLKDSDSAQIVAAIRTISRGESLIHPSVASKILAEFSLLAEGKGRKRGVLEHDLTDREITVLRLVADGKTNKEIANVLDLSEKTVKNHVRNIFHKLHVYDRTQAAILAIRKGIIELEPRQS
- the nrdR gene encoding transcriptional regulator NrdR, whose product is MKCPFCDQLDDKVIDSRTAREGEIIRRRRECISCRRRYTTYERIEESMPMVVKKDNRREPFDRTKILSGLKKACEKRPVSISALGASVDRIEKRIQDKGETEIPSRDVGEEVIRELRDLDPVAYVRFASVYREFKDIDQFMDTIRVLAQEKQVS
- a CDS encoding pyridoxamine 5'-phosphate oxidase family protein, translating into MSEDAPETVCAELIRKMQSLQLSTVNPEGLPDLSYTPYLHRPPNHFYIFVSQLAAHTRHMLGNPTVSIMVIADEHTSRQIFARTRVMYQCEAIPVSPDASNYTVVLDGYQQRHGKTVALLRQLPDFLLFHLRPVSGRFVMGFGKAYLLTGEDLSVFEPVRSG
- a CDS encoding serine hydroxymethyltransferase: MRFPVGTFKAIQETDPEVYAAIRAEEKRQREKLVLIASENYASPAVLGAQGSVMTNKYAEGYPGRRYYGGCQYVDTVEELAIARAKQLFGCEHVNVQPHSGSTANMAAYLSVLKPGDVILGMSLAHGGHLTHGHKVNFSGKLFQSYAYGVDRETGRINYDEVERIASECKPRMLVVGASAYSRILDFPRFRDIANRVGAYLMVDIAHIAGLIAAGLHPNPVPYADFVTTTTHKTLRGPRAGMIMCKAEHAKAVDKIVFPGLQGGPLMHVIAAKAVAFQEALAPEFKVYQRQVIANAKMLAQEFLDRGYRVVSDGTDNHLFLLNLTSKNVTGKEAEAALDAAGIVVNKNAIPYDEQPPAVASGIRIGTPVVSTRGMGQGEMQEIVALMDRVILRPDDKKAQREVKKEVKFLSARFPMFYSYQSA
- a CDS encoding histidine kinase — protein: MARPLTKAKSPRSPRVSRRSNATVEVTRVAIIGGGKGGTALIEIFADDPLVRVVGLAEKRASTRGVQLAQRLKIPVTKNYQDFLDRQDIDLVIDVTGNPDVEKALFKIHDSHLAIIGGASAKFMWQLVEARIRASTEIETTLRRYQSLFQLYVKEESEGAVNDERTRIACEIHDGLVQTLVGSNLKLERCRDLVRTDPSKCLTMLNQTNSQLKSAIQEARQVVYNLRPGHYDTLDLVSALSNYMKSFESEHKIRTVFTATGDEIHFDPKTKVFVFRMVQEALQNVAKHAQASRVRVEVLAQNGVLSTTVTDNGNGFDVEMESKNPAKWDHFGLQGMMERARMLAGKVHWESQPGEGTSVTIRIPIVS
- the rplI gene encoding 50S ribosomal protein L9, which codes for MKVILKEDVDGLGYLGDLLTVADGYARNYLIPRKKAILANPRNIKAFEHLKRVATHQLKKELQGLGELGKRIASVSMTFEVQTGKDDKLFGSVTSKDIGERLSQEGIEIDRRKISLAQPIKELGTYAVPVKLHREVVPEVSVTVVKKGGEEPVQDEIDLAEDSPQSESE
- a CDS encoding response regulator, with translation MSLLSVIPDREKASRSSQSHDSTQALRVLLIEDDEDDALIAKSLLSSIEGSTFHVDWISSYDEALDVILQNQHDVCLLDYRLEARTGIEFLRETLQYGCQVPIIMMTGAKDQELDFKAIKLGAADYVVKGETASVILNRVILHALERKRADLERQELQTQLLETSRQLGMAEIAINVLHNVGNVLNSINVSSGIIAQSLRQAHVGELGKVAELLNAHHDQLGPYLTDDAKGKLIPQYLQGLGTDLSIRFNRAIQEVDALVSQVDHVKHVIKAQQDIAKPGGLQEPVRAEELIEQALMISHGELVHHHIAIVRDYAHLPQIMLDKHQVLQILVNLIRNAKHAMLAIQNIPHRLTLRLRYCDDLTDHFQIEVQDTGIGIKAENLTRIFAQGFTTKKQGHGIGLHSSALAAKNCGGSLQAISDGERHGATFILRLPLSTIQAPA